One genomic window of Desulfuromonas sp. AOP6 includes the following:
- a CDS encoding AAA family ATPase, translated as MLYLQHFGLREPPFSLTPDTGFFYSTNGHREALEVLRVTLRSGEGFIKIIGEVGTGKTLLCRKLLNALEGDGWVSAYLPNPLLGVAELYRALADELGIALPATATVNDSLKAINGQLIDLARQGRRVVLCIDEVQVMPEKSLEALRLLSNLETEKRKLLQIVLFAQPELDDRLQQPGLRQLRQRLAFSYRLPPLDLEGVGGYVGHRLLVAGHQGGALFAPGALKLLARGSRGIPRLINILCHKAMLAAYGRGESLIGPRHMLAAIRDTDDAQASTWKEYLPWLYALAALIIGLEISALVYLTRGGAS; from the coding sequence ATGCTCTATCTGCAACATTTCGGACTGCGTGAGCCACCCTTTTCCCTGACGCCTGACACGGGCTTCTTCTATAGCACCAACGGACACCGCGAGGCTCTGGAGGTGCTCAGGGTCACTCTGCGCTCCGGTGAAGGATTCATCAAGATCATCGGCGAGGTCGGCACGGGCAAGACCCTGCTGTGCCGCAAGCTGCTCAATGCTCTGGAAGGGGATGGCTGGGTCAGTGCCTACCTGCCAAACCCCCTTCTGGGTGTGGCGGAACTCTATCGAGCCCTGGCCGATGAGCTCGGGATTGCGCTGCCGGCGACGGCGACGGTCAACGACAGCCTCAAGGCCATCAACGGTCAGCTTATCGACCTGGCCCGCCAGGGCCGCCGGGTCGTCCTCTGTATCGACGAGGTGCAGGTCATGCCCGAGAAGAGCCTGGAAGCCTTGCGGCTGCTCAGCAATCTCGAGACGGAAAAACGTAAATTGCTGCAGATTGTTCTTTTCGCCCAACCGGAACTTGACGACCGTCTGCAGCAGCCGGGTCTTCGCCAGCTGCGCCAGCGGCTGGCCTTCAGCTATCGCCTGCCGCCTCTCGATCTGGAGGGCGTCGGTGGCTATGTCGGTCATCGTCTACTGGTGGCCGGTCATCAGGGAGGCGCCCTCTTTGCGCCGGGTGCCCTGAAGCTGCTGGCGCGGGGGAGTCGGGGCATCCCCCGGCTCATCAACATCCTCTGCCACAAGGCGATGCTCGCTGCCTATGGTCGGGGGGAGAGCCTGATCGGGCCGCGCCACATGCTGGCCGCCATCCGGGATACGGATGACGCGCAGGCGAGCACCTGGAAGGAGTACCTGCCCTGGCTCTATGCCCTGGCCGCCCTGATTATAGGGCTGGAAATTTCGGCGCTGGTCTATCTCACCCGGGGTGGTGCGTCATGA